DNA from Elaeis guineensis isolate ETL-2024a chromosome 2, EG11, whole genome shotgun sequence:
AAAAGATTTTATGCAATTATGAAATATTGAGATATAAAAATGATCTAAATGAACTGCACATTTAATAAAGATTCAAAATCAAttaagtatttttcttttacccaaaaaatttaataaaatatattttaataaagaaatagttaattttatattgcaattttattaataatcaaAGAGAAATTGTTATATTTTATCCTGATGCTGATCAGGCTTGTATACATCCGACAAAATACTATCATAAAAAAGACCTGTTGTTTCAAGGGGGGAAAACAATCTTTGCAAGTTTACTCTCGTTTTTTACCTTGATTGACTCATGTTGAATATTACCATTGAAAATTCTCTCTCTCGCACTCGCTGTGGACCAGGATTTCACCCAAACACGCGAGAGTGGGAGACTCACCAGCAGACGTCACGGTTTGGATCGGCTTTGGCGGGTATCCGAATTATCGGTTCCCAGATCTATACAGCCAGATAGGGAAGCAAATTCCCAGTCCCAGACATCAAATCGCATCGTCCGTAATACGAGAGATCGCCCATGGCGGggggctcctcctcctccactgcCCCCGCCCCATCCCTGGTGGACTCGCTGTTCCAGCGCTCTCTGGATGACCTGATCAAGTCCCTCCGATCCCAGCCTGCCGGCGCCGAGCCCACCCTCCTCTCCCGCGCCCTCGCCGAGATCCGCCGCGAGATCCGCTCGTCGGACCCCGACACGAAGGCCATCGCCCTCCAGAAGCTCACCTACCTCTCCTCCCTGCACGGCCTCGACGCCTCCTGGGCCGCCTTCCACGCCCTCGAGCTCCTaccctccccctccccccttcACAAGCGCCTCGCCTACCTCGCCGCCTCCCTCTCCTTCCACCCCTCCACCACCGACGTCCTCCCCCTCTCCACCCACCAGCTCCGCAAGGACCTCTCCCCTTCCTCCCCTCCCCCCTTCTCCTCCCTCGCCCTccacctcctctccctctccgctTCTCCAGACCTCGCCCGCCACCTCGCCCCCGatctcctccccctcctctcATCTCGCAGTTCTCCCCCCTCTCCTCTCCGCCCAAAGGCTGCCGCCGCTGCCCTCCGCGCCCTCTCCGTCTGCCCCGACGTCGTTCCCCACCTCTTCAAGCCCCTCGTCGACTGCCTCTCCTCCCCCGACCCCCGCGTTGTCTCCGCCGCCGTCGGCGCCTTCGCCGAGCTTGCCTCATCCGGTGACCCCTCCTCCTACCTTCCACTCGCCCCCGAGTTCTACCGCCTTCTCGCCGACTCCCGCAGCAACTGGATCCtcatcaagctcctcaagatcttcgCCCGCCTCGCCCCTCTAGAGCCCCGCCTCGCCGCCCGCCTCGTCGACCCCCTCTGCGACCTCCTCCGCCGCTCGTCCGCCCAGTCCCTCGTCTTCGAGTGCGTCCGCACTGTTTTCTCCGGCCTACCCGACCACGACGGCGCCGTTCGCCTCGCCGTCGACAAGGTCAAGGATTTCCTCGCCAGCGCCGATGACCCCAACCTCCGCTACCTGGGTCTGCGCGCCCTCTCCATGCTTGGCCCGCGGCATTCCTGGGCCGTGGAAGAGAGCCGGGAGGCCGTGATCCGGTCCCTCGCCGACCCCGACCCCAACATACGCCGTGAGGCCTTGCGcctcatcatggggatggtgttcGACAGTAACGTCTTTGAGATCTCCATTCTCCTGGTCAACTACGCGTTGAAGTCCGACCCCATTTTCGCCAACGAGATACTCGACGCAGTGCTCACCACCTGCGGGAGGAATGTGTACGAGCTGATCGTGGATTTCGATTGGTATGTTTCGCTCCTCGGGGAGATGGCCAGGAACCCGCATTGCACCAGGGGGGAGGAGATCGAGCGGCAGCTCGTGGATATCGGGCTGAGGGTCAGGGATGCGAGGCCGGAGCTTGTCCGCGTGGCTCGAGATCTCTTGATCGATCCTGCTCTGCTCGGGAACCCATTTCTCTGCCGGATACTGTCTGCGGCTGCTTGGGTTTCGGGGGAGTACGTCGAGTTCTCGAGGAATCCATTGGAGCTTGTGGAGGCACTGCTGCAGCCGAGGACCAGTCTTCTCCCTCCTTTGGTGAGAGCTGTTTATATTCAAGCAGTGTTTAAAGTTCTCGTCttttgtttcaatacatatatcGATCGACTGGAAATCAGTCGACTTTCATCTCTTGGCAATTCAACCACTGGAGGTGCGTCCTCCATTATAGAATCTAAGAGTACCGCTGCTGCTAGTTGCATTGCTGATGGAACTACGGGGATTGAGAGCAATGATGGCATTGCTATTGGTGACAAGCCAGCCTCTTTATTCAGTTCGATAGAGAATAAAGATCCCTTTACATGCGAATCTCTTACAAACATGTTAATTTTGATCGAAACGGCAGTTGATCCACTAGCAGAGAATGATGAAGTGGAGGTTCAGGAGCGGACAAGGAATGTGCTTGGTTTGATTCACATGTTACGAGAGATTCCAACTTGGAAGACTGAGGAGCAGGGCTTTATAAAAGATAACAGGATTGGTGAAATTGTGAACCTTCTGCAATCAATGTTTTCTGAAGAGCTAGGTCCCGTTTCTGTGAATGCTCAGAAGAGAGTTCCTGTACCTGAGGGTCTTGTTCTTGAGGAAAATCTTGCTAATCTTGCCTGGACATTAGCTGAGGATGATACTGCTCCATTCATGTCAATTTCATTTTCCCTTCGAAGTCATCAACATGGGGAAACAAAGGATAATGCTGCATCATCAGTTCAGTCAACATCTCTGCTTGCCGAACACCGTAAACGGCATGGATTGTATTACCTTCCTGCAGAGAAAGATGGGACTGAATCGAATGATTACCCACGTGCCAATGATCCTCTGTTGCCAGCCAGTCAAGGTGATGTATCTGAGGACCTTGTAAAGCTCACTGACCAATCACTGATTCCCAGAAAGGTAAAGCACACAAAACCACGGCCTGTAGTGATAAAACTGGATGAAGGTGATGGTGTCTCAACTTCTCCTTCGACAAcagtgaaggaatcaaaagatGATTTGCTATCTGGTGCAATACATGATGTTCTTTTGGGCAAAGAACGCAAACCATCATCATCGCAAAAAAAATATTCAGACAAATCTTCCCGAAGAAGAGTCAAAGATGTATCGGATAATGGTGAATCTGTTTCTCTGTCAAAAGAGAAGCTAGATTTGGGTGATAGAGAACATCGGAGCTCAGGTTCTAGGAGGAGCAAACATCGTAGTCATGGTAAAGAAAGACATACAAGCCCTCAGAAGAATGACGAGAAGGAAGAGAAAAATCATAGGAACTCAACAAGGAGCAGTCATCATCATGAAAGACATAAGCATAGGCAAAGAGGGGAGGCTCTTCTAGATGTGGCTCCACAGGCACCAGTTATCCAAGATTTCCTTTTGTGATTGATTTTAATTTGTTTGGTGCATTGTTTATCTGGTTACAATTTTGGAGGAATTTAGATGATGCAATGTAGTATTGTTTGTTGCCTTTCTTGCAGAGGTCAGGCCCAGagcttctttctcctttttcttctgtgGTGCATATCTTCGTATGTCTCCTAGTATCATATGAATTTGTTTCAGGGTTTGAACCCTGTATACTATCGTATAGAATAAATATCATTAAGATACTCTGCGACATGCTACCTTGTATTCACTTGTTTTAACTGTCATAAATTCAGACCAGGATTTTCttaatccagatgaagaatattaaacttgttcaaatttaggaAGGATGTCTTGATAATGCCTTAAATTTCCCAAGAACTGGGAGAGAAATGTTGGAGGAAAAACAACAATGGTAGAATAGGTTTAGGCATTTAGCAAAAGGCTAAAAGAAATTCAGAGAGTAGTATGCCATGTTTGCATTGTAGATATTTTACCAAATATAAATAACCAGTCAGTCTGTACTCCTGTTTTGAAAATCAAGGCTTGCTTTGATTACTTCAATTTGTGAGGGTACTCTTAAAAACATAAAAGCCCATTATGTCAATACAAATAGTAAATTTTGAGATTTAGAAACAAGAGTAATTTAACCATAACCCTCATGATTTTTATCCATATTGTACAAATGGATGCAATAATCTCACCATACTTCTCCAGGAATAAACTTTTGATGAAGAAAGGGACACAATATTGGAACTCAATGGCATCTTTGTCTAGATCAAGATTTTAAGTATTGGTTTTTCGGTTCTGATTACCAATATGCAGCTAGTAAAATGTCGAATATTGTACATTTCTTCATACCAAAACTTCAGTATGAGGGGTGTACTGGGTATTATGCCCCTTCCAGTATGGTATGGTATCCCTAATACTGATTGGTGTGTTGGTACTTAAAACAATGGTCCAGATTCATATACAGGAGGTATGGCTTTTGATTCTTATGATGGTGAGTTTACCTTCTTGATAACGTCAAGGGAAAAAATATTGATTGTACTCAGACCCTCAATGACCAAAATATGATGCATCCTGAATATGATAATGTGAACGCCCCCTTTTCACCTCCAATTTTTATTGCGTACATACTACACTTTTGATCTGATCTGAAATGTCCTCATTTatttatgttttctttttttcgcatatggaaccacttattaaATTCATTCACATCCATCATTGTTTGATATACATGAAAAATGCTAGCCAAGTGTCTACTTCATTAAAATGAAGGACTAAAGTTTCAACTAAAACCTCAAACAGATCTATCCTAATCTAATCAAACTTTTTGGTTGTGGTCAATTTTAGCCAAAACTTCTAGTTTTAGCAGTTTTGGCCAGTCTTGACTAATATTGATTATTATGTGTTATTtctattcataatatattgataattttatgattttaaggccatttttgtttttattttagtTTGATGTCATTGTGAGTTCATTTCTACATTTCTTTAAGTAAATTCGACTAACTCGTGTCAATTTTGGGCCATCTTTTCATtcgagttgaaagaaaaaatacttATGGATGATAAATCTAACCTACGAATAAACCAAATGTACTTATTAATAACAATTATATACTTTGTTGAGTCTGTAAAAAGTTAAATGCATTTGGCTCTTTCAGTATAAGAAATTTAagcaaaaatagatttttatagaTACGTGAGATTTTCACTGTTTAAGA
Protein-coding regions in this window:
- the LOC105045460 gene encoding AP-3 complex subunit delta-like, producing MAGGSSSSTAPAPSLVDSLFQRSLDDLIKSLRSQPAGAEPTLLSRALAEIRREIRSSDPDTKAIALQKLTYLSSLHGLDASWAAFHALELLPSPSPLHKRLAYLAASLSFHPSTTDVLPLSTHQLRKDLSPSSPPPFSSLALHLLSLSASPDLARHLAPDLLPLLSSRSSPPSPLRPKAAAAALRALSVCPDVVPHLFKPLVDCLSSPDPRVVSAAVGAFAELASSGDPSSYLPLAPEFYRLLADSRSNWILIKLLKIFARLAPLEPRLAARLVDPLCDLLRRSSAQSLVFECVRTVFSGLPDHDGAVRLAVDKVKDFLASADDPNLRYLGLRALSMLGPRHSWAVEESREAVIRSLADPDPNIRREALRLIMGMVFDSNVFEISILLVNYALKSDPIFANEILDAVLTTCGRNVYELIVDFDWYVSLLGEMARNPHCTRGEEIERQLVDIGLRVRDARPELVRVARDLLIDPALLGNPFLCRILSAAAWVSGEYVEFSRNPLELVEALLQPRTSLLPPLVRAVYIQAVFKVLVFCFNTYIDRLEISRLSSLGNSTTGGASSIIESKSTAAASCIADGTTGIESNDGIAIGDKPASLFSSIENKDPFTCESLTNMLILIETAVDPLAENDEVEVQERTRNVLGLIHMLREIPTWKTEEQGFIKDNRIGEIVNLLQSMFSEELGPVSVNAQKRVPVPEGLVLEENLANLAWTLAEDDTAPFMSISFSLRSHQHGETKDNAASSVQSTSLLAEHRKRHGLYYLPAEKDGTESNDYPRANDPLLPASQGDVSEDLVKLTDQSLIPRKVKHTKPRPVVIKLDEGDGVSTSPSTTVKESKDDLLSGAIHDVLLGKERKPSSSQKKYSDKSSRRRVKDVSDNGESVSLSKEKLDLGDREHRSSGSRRSKHRSHGKERHTSPQKNDEKEEKNHRNSTRSSHHHERHKHRQRGEALLDVAPQAPVIQDFLL